The Panthera tigris isolate Pti1 chromosome F3, P.tigris_Pti1_mat1.1, whole genome shotgun sequence genome includes a window with the following:
- the PEA15 gene encoding astrocytic phosphoprotein PEA-15, translating into MAEYGTLLQDLTNNITLEDLEQLKSACKEDIPSEKSEEITTGSAWFSFLESHNKLDKDNLSYIEHIFEISRRPDLLTMVVDYRTRVLKISEEDELDTKLTRIPSAKKYKDIIRQPSEEEIIKLAPPPKKA; encoded by the exons ATGGCCGAGTACGGGACCCTCCTCCAGGACCTGACCAACAACATCACCCTCGAAGACCTGGAACAGCTCAAATCGGCCTGCAAGGAGGACATCCCCAGCGAGAAGAGCGAGGAGATCACTACTGGCAGTGCCTGGTTCAGCTTCCTGGAGAGCCACAACAAGCTGGACAAAG ACAACCTCTCCTACATCGAGCACATCTTCGAGATCTCTCGCCGCCCTGACCTGCTCACCATGGTGGTGGACTACAGAACCCGTGTTCTGAAGATCTCCGAGGAGGATGAGCTGGACACCAAGCTGACCCGCATCCCCAGTGCCAAGAAGTACAAAG ACATCATCCGGCAGCCCTCGGAGGAAGAGATCATCAAACTGGCTCCGCCACCGAAGAAAGCCTGA